Proteins encoded by one window of Deinococcus sp. KSM4-11:
- a CDS encoding metallophosphoesterase, translating into MERVQSLTRRRLLRALAGGGAALMATGGAGVAQAHTLEVTAHTRPLRGLRSALRVAFLSDLHYGLYVGGGQIRRWVDAALAARPDLILLGGDYIDQRLRTSPRPLIRELARLKAPLGVYGVWGNHDYGSFGKFASPYYGPAQADWAARRAQLAQDLGAEGITILRDQGVAVRSDLYIGGVDDLWNGTPDARTALAGAGHLATILLSHNPDVLPDLPVAAGLVLSGHTHGGQVRLPLIGAPVVPSAFGQRYAMGWVQGAHGTPAYVSRGLGTSGIPFRNLCPPELTVLTLTPEA; encoded by the coding sequence ATGGAACGCGTTCAGTCTCTCACCCGCCGCCGCCTGCTGCGGGCGCTCGCCGGTGGCGGGGCCGCGCTGATGGCCACCGGTGGCGCCGGGGTGGCCCAGGCCCACACGCTGGAGGTCACGGCGCACACCCGGCCCCTGCGGGGGCTGCGTTCGGCCCTGCGGGTGGCCTTCCTGAGCGACCTGCATTACGGCCTGTATGTGGGCGGCGGTCAGATCCGCCGCTGGGTGGACGCCGCCCTGGCGGCCCGGCCCGATCTGATCCTGCTGGGTGGGGATTACATCGACCAGCGGCTGCGCACGTCGCCACGGCCGCTGATCCGTGAACTGGCGCGCCTGAAGGCCCCGCTGGGGGTGTACGGCGTCTGGGGCAACCACGATTACGGCAGTTTCGGGAAGTTCGCCAGTCCGTACTACGGGCCCGCCCAGGCCGACTGGGCCGCGCGCCGCGCCCAGCTGGCGCAGGATCTGGGTGCCGAGGGGATCACCATCCTGCGGGATCAGGGGGTGGCCGTGCGCAGCGACCTGTATATCGGCGGCGTCGATGACCTGTGGAACGGAACCCCCGACGCCCGGACGGCGCTGGCCGGAGCTGGGCACCTTGCGACGATCCTGCTCAGCCACAATCCGGACGTGCTGCCTGATCTGCCCGTCGCCGCTGGACTGGTGCTCAGCGGGCACACGCATGGAGGTCAGGTACGGCTGCCGCTGATCGGGGCGCCGGTGGTGCCCAGCGCGTTCGGGCAGCGCTACGCGATGGGCTGGGTGCAGGGCGCGCACGGCACGCCGGCCTACGTGAGCCGGGGCCTGGGCACCAGCGGCATTCCCTTCCGGAACCTGTGCCCGCCCGAGCTCACCGTCTTGACCCTGACGCCGGAAGCCTGA
- a CDS encoding SpoIID/LytB domain-containing protein — translation MRFLPRSHPSGPLILAALLAASAAQALNVRVLVASAPQVVVRVPVRPAGTGLTGGPLGAAAPLPLAGWTVGLTPDGARLTLNGQDAGNVALYLPPSVGSVVEIGGKTYRGGVQLRVQAGRVQAINVVDVEDYVRSVVPAEMPTSWPVAALSAQAVIARTYVAARITPNSPYDTCATESCQVYPGVGAETPSSDAAVLATRGQVVAYGTQPASTYFSADSGGYTASSAEVWGKALPYLPAQTDPFSAGSPRAHWRLEVGAAKLAEVAARYHVQVGAIQSVAVTRLSPSGRPLEITLTGSTGTGRIDGANAGGFVRSLGAAGTRVTLDGTALATGGPLVVEGSGAGHGVGLSQYGALGLARQGYSHLYVLGFYYPGTSLSVLAGRAAGGALLAGDRDLPRPSAAVLAVNSLQDGVR, via the coding sequence ATGCGTTTCCTGCCGCGTTCCCACCCTTCTGGCCCGCTGATCCTGGCTGCCCTGCTCGCGGCCAGCGCCGCGCAGGCACTGAATGTGCGTGTGCTGGTCGCCAGCGCGCCGCAGGTCGTGGTGCGGGTGCCCGTGCGCCCCGCAGGGACGGGCCTGACGGGCGGGCCGCTGGGGGCCGCCGCGCCGCTCCCACTGGCGGGCTGGACGGTCGGCCTGACCCCGGACGGCGCGCGCCTCACCCTGAACGGGCAGGATGCCGGGAACGTGGCGCTGTACCTGCCGCCCAGCGTGGGCAGCGTGGTCGAGATCGGTGGGAAGACCTACCGGGGCGGCGTGCAGCTGCGCGTGCAGGCCGGTCGGGTGCAGGCGATCAACGTGGTGGATGTCGAGGATTACGTGCGGTCGGTCGTGCCGGCCGAGATGCCAACCTCCTGGCCGGTGGCGGCCCTGAGCGCGCAGGCGGTGATCGCACGGACCTACGTGGCGGCGCGCATCACCCCGAACAGCCCCTACGACACCTGCGCCACGGAAAGCTGTCAGGTGTACCCCGGCGTGGGGGCCGAAACGCCCTCGTCGGACGCGGCGGTGCTCGCCACGCGCGGGCAGGTGGTCGCCTACGGCACACAGCCCGCCAGCACGTATTTCAGCGCGGATTCCGGTGGCTACACGGCCTCCAGCGCGGAGGTCTGGGGCAAGGCCCTGCCGTACCTGCCAGCGCAGACCGATCCGTTCTCGGCGGGCAGTCCGCGAGCCCACTGGCGGCTGGAGGTCGGGGCCGCGAAGCTCGCGGAGGTCGCCGCTCGCTACCACGTGCAGGTCGGTGCCATCCAGAGCGTCGCCGTGACGCGCCTCAGCCCGTCCGGCCGGCCGCTGGAGATCACCCTGACGGGATCGACCGGCACGGGCCGGATCGACGGGGCGAACGCGGGCGGCTTCGTGCGTTCGCTGGGCGCGGCAGGTACCCGCGTCACGCTGGACGGCACGGCGCTCGCCACGGGCGGCCCCCTGGTCGTCGAGGGCAGCGGGGCGGGGCACGGTGTGGGCCTTTCGCAGTACGGGGCCCTGGGGCTGGCCCGGCAGGGGTACAGCCACCTGTACGTGCTGGGCTTCTACTATCCCGGCACCAGCCTGAGCGTCCTGGCCGGGCGTGCGGCAGGCGGGGCGCTGCTCGCGGGCGACCGTGACCTGCCGCGCCCGTCGGCGGCTGTCCTGGCTGTGAATTCCCTGCAGGACGGCGTCCGGTGA
- a CDS encoding FAD-dependent oxidoreductase: MPPADSQPPGQVWAHTGQPFTPRDYGVLVLGAGRMGTACALFLRQLAPPLGVLLVEEGGLPNEEGATLLSPGIWTALDAPAERRAEAQWVRTQLGTAFGDISLQTRALIDLHTMPGIGRVPTRDLGLDAALVTMDSLPWASVHAQAATYRPGALALNAAQAAIRAGANLMLNTRAQLCGDGTVMLERLTVTNTHRIVVHETHRIRAQTIVVALGANGPHAVEHDLGVHTAHARAYRQFPRLNLPSTDRSPLLRAHGLTLRPVSGGYTLVPAIHHRDPAGYEPVGGKLTGVPTGLRRETLEDLVAAMDDLPALATDALETGRSLSDVPGAWFALPDGRPDGLPMHSEVTPNTHLLLGGPKADALGLSVAYDLAARIAGVEERPWDGSATLP; this comes from the coding sequence ATGCCGCCCGCCGATTCCCAGCCGCCCGGTCAGGTGTGGGCCCACACCGGTCAGCCCTTCACGCCCCGCGACTACGGCGTTCTGGTGCTGGGGGCCGGCCGCATGGGCACCGCCTGCGCCCTGTTCCTGCGTCAGCTCGCCCCGCCACTGGGCGTCCTGCTGGTCGAGGAGGGCGGCCTGCCCAACGAGGAGGGAGCGACACTGCTCTCGCCCGGCATCTGGACGGCGCTGGACGCGCCCGCAGAGCGCCGGGCCGAGGCGCAGTGGGTGCGGACGCAACTGGGCACGGCCTTCGGCGACATCTCGCTCCAGACGCGGGCCTTGATCGACCTGCACACGATGCCCGGCATAGGCCGCGTGCCCACCCGTGACCTGGGGCTGGACGCGGCCCTGGTGACAATGGACTCCCTACCCTGGGCCAGCGTGCACGCCCAGGCCGCCACGTACCGCCCCGGCGCGCTCGCCCTGAATGCGGCCCAGGCGGCCATCCGTGCTGGCGCGAACCTGATGCTCAACACCCGCGCCCAGCTCTGCGGGGACGGCACGGTCATGCTGGAGCGCCTGACGGTCACCAACACCCACCGGATCGTCGTGCACGAGACCCACCGGATCCGCGCGCAGACCATCGTCGTGGCCCTCGGCGCGAACGGCCCGCACGCCGTCGAGCACGATCTGGGCGTACACACTGCGCACGCCCGCGCGTACCGGCAGTTCCCGCGCCTGAACCTCCCCAGCACGGATCGCTCTCCCCTGCTGCGTGCCCACGGCCTCACGCTGCGGCCCGTCAGCGGCGGCTATACCCTCGTCCCGGCCATCCACCACCGCGACCCGGCCGGGTACGAACCCGTGGGCGGCAAACTGACCGGCGTGCCCACCGGCCTGCGCCGAGAGACGCTGGAAGACCTCGTGGCCGCCATGGACGACCTGCCCGCCCTGGCCACGGACGCCCTCGAGACGGGCCGCAGCCTGAGCGACGTGCCCGGCGCATGGTTCGCGCTCCCGGACGGCAGACCGGACGGCCTGCCCATGCACAGCGAGGTCACCCCGAACACGCACCTTCTGCTCGGTGGCCCGAAGGCCGACGCGCTGGGGCTGAGCGTGGCCTACGATCTGGCCGCCAGGATCGCAGGCGTGGAGGAACGGCCGTGGGATGGGAGCGCCACCCTCCCGTGA
- a CDS encoding M23 family metallopeptidase — protein sequence MARAPDPSCAVRPAALAALLLAAVAGAHYAAPLPDSAIAKASRQFSLPFTGPPGPNTWLLGQGYGNTTGAYRQRRSTYGNLQGIHAGLDFSAPCGTPVHAIGDGVVVDVDGPHGSPPHNVVIDHAGNLSSLYGHLLRRSTLKVGQRVKRGDVIGLSGDSQFTCVSAPHLHLELRDRSHQRFFNPQPYIAADWNSLALASGFGRGYEYDLNAPRRWQAPDTQPEALRGGRLLNEFARPWPPAPGGSR from the coding sequence ATGGCCCGTGCGCCCGATCCCAGTTGTGCCGTCCGCCCCGCCGCCCTCGCCGCCCTGCTGCTCGCCGCCGTCGCCGGGGCCCATTACGCTGCCCCCCTCCCGGACAGCGCAATCGCCAAAGCCAGTCGCCAGTTCAGCCTGCCTTTCACCGGCCCGCCCGGCCCGAATACTTGGCTGCTCGGCCAGGGCTACGGGAACACCACGGGCGCGTACCGGCAGCGGCGCAGCACCTACGGCAACCTCCAGGGCATCCACGCAGGCCTGGATTTCAGCGCGCCCTGCGGTACGCCCGTGCACGCCATCGGGGACGGCGTGGTGGTGGATGTGGACGGGCCACACGGCAGTCCGCCGCACAATGTCGTGATCGACCATGCCGGGAACCTCAGCAGCCTGTACGGGCACCTGCTGCGGCGATCCACCCTGAAGGTTGGGCAGCGCGTGAAGCGCGGGGACGTGATCGGGCTGAGCGGCGACTCACAGTTCACGTGCGTGAGCGCGCCTCACCTGCATCTGGAACTGCGCGACCGCTCGCACCAGCGCTTCTTCAACCCGCAGCCGTACATTGCGGCCGACTGGAATTCCCTGGCCCTGGCGAGCGGCTTCGGTCGCGGCTACGAATACGACCTCAACGCTCCGCGCCGCTGGCAGGCGCCCGACACCCAGCCCGAGGCCCTGCGCGGGGGCCGGCTGCTGAACGAGTTCGCACGCCCCTGGCCCCCCGCTCCCGGAGGTTCCCGATGA
- a CDS encoding metallophosphoesterase, protein MTAPALIVPDLHGRPDLLRAVLDHFPDSHLVVLGDAIDRGARSMTVVDMLLDLHTAGRATLLMGNHERMALEGIRWYRRYLGTHDMGDYRRAMEGYQWWMRAGGDTVRSELGSLTLEKFPARLETYLNLLKTVVYVTGDHVIHTTPPTSPSLLVSHAAPPVHHPEHPNPEDAALWLRPYEGPFRMPGGVTFSIHGHTPVQTPARIANHLYIDMGAYETGRLAVAEATPHGLPQLTVICGRGEPSKARKYPRFGEPVPVRVIDLPGAPQR, encoded by the coding sequence ATGACCGCCCCCGCCCTGATCGTTCCGGACCTGCATGGCCGCCCGGACCTGCTGCGCGCGGTGCTCGACCACTTCCCGGACTCCCACCTGGTGGTGCTGGGCGACGCCATCGACCGGGGCGCGCGTTCCATGACGGTGGTGGACATGCTGCTCGACCTGCACACAGCGGGCCGGGCCACGCTGCTGATGGGCAACCACGAACGCATGGCGCTGGAGGGCATCCGCTGGTACCGCCGCTACCTGGGCACGCACGACATGGGCGATTACCGCCGCGCCATGGAGGGCTACCAGTGGTGGATGCGGGCCGGGGGGGACACCGTCCGCAGCGAGCTGGGCAGCCTGACCCTGGAGAAATTCCCTGCGCGGCTGGAGACGTACCTGAACCTCCTGAAGACCGTCGTGTACGTCACGGGGGATCACGTGATCCACACTACGCCGCCGACCTCGCCGAGCCTGCTGGTGTCGCATGCAGCTCCGCCCGTACACCACCCGGAGCATCCCAATCCGGAGGACGCCGCGCTGTGGCTGCGTCCCTACGAGGGTCCCTTCCGCATGCCCGGGGGCGTGACTTTCAGCATCCACGGCCACACGCCGGTGCAGACGCCTGCGCGGATCGCGAACCACCTGTATATCGACATGGGCGCATACGAGACGGGTCGCCTGGCCGTGGCGGAAGCCACACCGCACGGCCTGCCGCAGCTCACGGTCATCTGTGGCCGGGGCGAACCTAGTAAGGCCCGCAAATACCCACGGTTCGGCGAGCCGGTGCCCGTGCGGGTGATCGACCTGCCCGGCGCGCCGCAGCGCTGA
- the speA gene encoding biosynthetic arginine decarboxylase, whose product MTATNPLNTSFTTTDAAELYQVPNWSGGWFRVSDKGALEVTPSPGLHAPLRAIVDEIVERGESLPVILRFPQVIAGRVKHLNESFQSAIQEYGYTGHYQGVFPIKVNQRRVVVESVAAAGFDYAHGLEAGSKAELALCLAQKMHPDALLCCNGFKDDGFIKLALWGRTLGKNVVITIEKYSELERILKQAKALGVRPAMGVRFKLHARGSGQWEESGGDQAKFGLNAYELLRVVERLREENMLDTLVMLHTHIGSQITDIRRVKVAVREATQTYAGLIAAGAELKYLNVGGGLGVDYDGSKTTFYASMNYTVKEYAADIVYTVQEVCKARQVPEPVIVSESGRALTAHHAVLIMPVVDVTGPTRDLEDLAPADENSHQIVKDMEEILANITSRNYRESYNDAVGDKQTLHNLFDLGYVTLPDRARGEALFNAILRRIAKLIQNEKYVPDELEDLQKVLADKFICNFSLFQSLPDNWAIQALFPIVPLDRLNEKPTRQATIVDITCDSDGKIEKFIDLRDVKATLPLHEPGDRPYYLGAFLMGAYQDVLGSAHNLFGKVSEAHVTVRPGGRYHIDLFVRGQKARRMIESMGYEEPMLRDAIEDQADAAIKAKTLTADQENELLEDYGEELLGYTYLEYEES is encoded by the coding sequence GTGACTGCCACCAACCCCCTGAACACCAGCTTCACCACCACCGACGCCGCCGAACTGTACCAGGTGCCCAACTGGAGCGGCGGCTGGTTCCGCGTGTCCGACAAGGGCGCGCTGGAAGTCACCCCCAGCCCCGGCCTGCACGCCCCGCTGCGTGCCATCGTTGATGAGATCGTCGAACGGGGCGAGAGCCTGCCGGTCATCCTGCGCTTCCCGCAGGTGATCGCCGGGCGCGTCAAGCACCTGAACGAAAGCTTCCAGTCGGCCATCCAGGAGTACGGCTACACCGGCCACTACCAGGGCGTGTTTCCCATCAAGGTGAACCAGCGCCGTGTGGTCGTGGAGTCGGTTGCTGCCGCCGGTTTCGACTACGCACATGGCCTGGAGGCCGGTTCCAAGGCCGAGCTGGCGCTGTGCCTGGCGCAGAAGATGCACCCGGACGCGCTGCTGTGCTGCAACGGCTTCAAGGACGACGGCTTCATCAAGCTGGCGCTGTGGGGCCGCACCCTCGGCAAGAACGTCGTCATCACCATCGAGAAGTACAGCGAACTGGAACGCATCCTCAAGCAGGCCAAGGCCCTGGGCGTGCGCCCGGCCATGGGCGTGCGCTTCAAGCTGCACGCTCGGGGCAGCGGGCAGTGGGAGGAATCCGGCGGGGATCAGGCGAAGTTCGGCCTGAACGCCTACGAACTCCTGCGCGTGGTCGAGCGGCTGCGCGAGGAGAACATGCTCGACACGCTGGTCATGCTGCACACGCACATCGGTTCGCAGATCACCGACATCCGCCGGGTGAAGGTGGCGGTGCGCGAGGCTACGCAGACCTACGCGGGCCTGATCGCCGCCGGGGCCGAGCTGAAGTACCTGAACGTGGGCGGCGGCCTGGGCGTCGATTACGACGGCAGCAAGACCACCTTCTACGCCAGCATGAACTACACCGTCAAGGAGTACGCGGCCGACATCGTGTACACCGTGCAGGAGGTCTGCAAGGCAAGGCAGGTGCCCGAGCCCGTGATCGTGTCCGAATCCGGCCGGGCGCTCACCGCTCACCACGCCGTGCTGATCATGCCGGTCGTGGACGTGACCGGCCCCACCCGCGACCTCGAAGACCTCGCGCCCGCCGATGAGAACAGCCACCAGATCGTCAAGGACATGGAAGAGATCCTGGCGAACATCACGTCGCGCAACTACCGCGAGTCGTACAACGACGCCGTGGGCGACAAGCAGACGCTGCACAACCTCTTCGACCTGGGGTACGTGACCCTGCCGGACCGGGCGCGCGGTGAGGCGCTGTTCAACGCCATCCTGCGCCGGATCGCCAAACTCATCCAGAACGAGAAGTACGTGCCCGACGAACTCGAAGACCTGCAGAAGGTGCTGGCGGACAAGTTCATCTGCAACTTCTCGCTTTTCCAGAGCCTGCCGGACAACTGGGCCATCCAGGCGCTGTTTCCGATCGTCCCGCTGGATCGCCTGAACGAGAAGCCGACCCGGCAGGCGACCATCGTGGATATCACCTGCGACAGTGACGGCAAGATCGAGAAGTTCATCGACCTGCGCGACGTGAAGGCCACCCTGCCGCTGCACGAGCCCGGCGACCGCCCGTACTACCTGGGCGCGTTCCTGATGGGCGCGTACCAGGACGTGCTGGGCAGCGCCCACAACCTCTTCGGGAAGGTCAGCGAGGCGCATGTGACCGTGCGGCCCGGCGGGCGGTACCACATCGACCTGTTCGTGCGCGGCCAGAAGGCCCGGCGCATGATCGAGTCGATGGGCTACGAGGAGCCCATGCTGCGCGACGCCATCGAGGATCAGGCCGACGCGGCCATCAAGGCCAAGACCCTCACGGCCGATCAGGAGAATGAACTCCTGGAGGATTACGGCGAGGAGCTCCTCGGCTACACGTACCTGGAGTACGAGGAAAGCTGA
- a CDS encoding serine hydrolase, with protein sequence MFRRDPTTRALEQVAGVLGTDVRTLRPLTRTLYRKGGVLGAALGGKQVVVGLGGVPADGIFELASVTKPFTAALADALVRGGRLQWDEPLAALGGPLRTLPLFLTARSLATHTAGLPAHPARVAVTTFTHFNGPYAPLSAREVLGSARRWARPGGRFAYSNLGVGALALALAYAAGETPEAGGYARALRTWVTAPLGLEVRPDPAGVLVAPSGLLGSQAFTGFGPLVGAGGLYGAADDLLEFAQAHLDGRAGAHWQDIQRPPGLPPLLSGVSPGWFVSGPGQVRWHDGVARGTRTGLGFHPMSGAAVVLLVRGGAPLVGVRGAIPALLLALLGPGV encoded by the coding sequence ATGTTCCGCCGTGATCCCACCACGCGGGCGCTGGAGCAGGTGGCCGGCGTGCTGGGGACGGACGTGCGGACGCTACGGCCCCTGACGCGCACGCTGTACCGCAAAGGCGGCGTGCTGGGGGCGGCGCTGGGCGGCAAACAGGTGGTTGTGGGTCTGGGGGGCGTGCCTGCCGACGGCATCTTCGAGCTGGCCAGCGTGACCAAGCCCTTCACGGCAGCCCTGGCGGACGCCCTGGTGCGGGGGGGTCGGCTGCAGTGGGACGAGCCCCTGGCGGCGCTGGGCGGCCCCCTGCGGACATTGCCGCTCTTCCTGACCGCCCGGAGTCTGGCCACGCACACGGCGGGCCTGCCGGCGCATCCTGCGCGGGTGGCCGTCACGACCTTCACGCACTTCAATGGGCCCTACGCGCCCCTGAGTGCGCGGGAGGTGCTGGGGAGTGCGCGGCGCTGGGCCCGGCCCGGCGGACGCTTCGCGTACTCGAATCTGGGAGTGGGCGCGCTGGCGCTGGCGCTGGCCTACGCGGCGGGGGAAACGCCAGAGGCCGGGGGGTACGCGCGGGCCCTGCGCACCTGGGTCACGGCCCCACTGGGCCTGGAAGTCAGGCCCGACCCGGCGGGCGTGCTGGTCGCTCCGTCCGGGCTGCTGGGTTCACAGGCCTTCACGGGATTCGGGCCGCTGGTGGGGGCGGGGGGGCTGTACGGCGCGGCCGACGACCTGCTGGAGTTCGCGCAGGCGCACCTGGACGGCCGGGCGGGGGCGCACTGGCAGGACATCCAGCGGCCGCCCGGCCTGCCGCCGCTGCTGTCCGGGGTGAGTCCCGGCTGGTTCGTGAGCGGCCCCGGTCAGGTGCGCTGGCATGACGGCGTGGCGCGCGGCACCCGCACCGGCCTGGGCTTTCACCCGATGTCGGGCGCGGCCGTGGTGCTGCTGGTGCGGGGCGGGGCGCCGCTGGTGGGCGTGCGGGGCGCGATCCCGGCGCTGCTGCTCGCGCTGCTGGGCCCGGGCGTGTAG